In Daucus carota subsp. sativus chromosome 4, DH1 v3.0, whole genome shotgun sequence, one DNA window encodes the following:
- the LOC108218782 gene encoding auxilin-like protein 1 produces the protein MESSLSTPYHRRRLSGVNGFSSKNAYDDVFSAPPTLGARKVKSRVLEDYKEIFASSRASSIPVLDISPPAGVDADSVSDYRNSELDYSNIFGGLRDDDAGGVCYEQVIANAAGTNRETTKTSRKIRTPSAPESPIHGSDCLKASNESKVLSSDEPVQSVDDKKHFSMSYHKTNTGSKDGTNGTTHVAQFLPVRGFTRFIDETTPQKIEADKSKSSVVSDVLHKVDVNEAILENRNTTKGMSHLTNKDAFRRDSKSRSNSGWDGSYSYDKLFNSHENNLKSHPTENRPPSGIPYKIDSSGNSKRLWASKNDASEHVAGKSSSCIPGEELDVNSAAAASAAVLKDAIQKAQESIRLAKELMERKREGLRRPSSHNSRNNVKVKDKMENVIAYEGNRLKDTNAKDISGSVDFVSQLFSGMRKKSAIRSGLSPDFKQKERSFIKENVVDDENAKSLGMAEESELQSLEKKREVIPSIESMDKVESNVMEQQQVYNEKTDEKAQKLVYVERKLNAVKGDDQTDLNENKVEPVCIVSEPKKVENFRVLQEDEFVEAIHTHIHINKDGEKSSKDSQQEKEDATESESNNDLRVNIVPETEDIENKQDISQQDHIAKTTKDIEKDGSDYGVEKNGDDERISIDIHDGEGSEHIFENFGNEDLSGRFEKAEFICIETEEIEVLQVAHHGSDVYDHVHDKNETEKAFKYNINHVHLETGQEVDDHSTATKDFYDFNVDEAEAVKLAYNPREKEHLSTGNLAPDLADVIDTINNEKVVSEILLSKDSSPKFGSTFTDHGGIESTRKGGVRKDRMPSDEEAGKSTLGYVNDNLQHDAHFEISEGPKAKEKTSEVEVEIKIRKDTTKNVEGVDKIINIKEKGMEMNEEIQARQGKEIHDVSSSKNFDMEKEAKRTVSVVKEKEGLIKNNEEMKRDHEREKEKIAVERAIREVRERAFAEARERAERAAVERATAEVRQRVMAEARDKFDKDTAATKLSAEKASVQAKLRSERAAVERATAEARERALEKALSQKSRAQTERSTSQNHAGPSRDNSTKKSSSSDLETNCENNTDSVQRNKANVEKHERIMERTAKALAEKNMRDLLAQKELAEKNRLAEALDADIKRWSNGKEGNLRALLSTLQYILGPGSGWQPISLTEIITTNAVKKAYRKATLYVHPDKLQQRGANIQQKYICEKVFDLLKAAWNKFNKEER, from the exons ATGGAGTCTTCTCTCTCAACTCCTTACCACCGCAGAAGGCTCTCCGGCGTCAACGGTTTTTCCTCTAAAAACGCCTACGACGACGTTTTCTCGGCTCCGCCCACTCTCGGAGCTCGCAAAGTCAAGTCTCGAGTTCTCGAAGACTACAAAGAGATTTTCGCCAGCTCTCGCGCTTCTTCAATTCCGGTGCTCGATATCTCGCCGCCTGCCGGCGTTGATGCTGACTCCGTTTCCGATTATCGGAACTCGGAGCTCGATTACTCAAACATTTTCGGTGGACTCCGAGACGACGACGCCGGCGGTGTGTGTTATGAACAAGTGATTGCTAATGCTGCTGGAACTAACAGAGAGACAACGAAGACTTCTCGTAAAATCAG GACTCCATCTGCACCAGAATCTCCTATACACGGTTCAGATTGCTTAAAAGCTTCCAATGAGAGTAAAGTGCTTTCGTCTGATGAACCAGTTCAATCTGTCGATGACAAAAAACATTTTAGCATGTCTTATCACAAGACGAACACTGGAAGCAAAGATGGGACAAATGGGACAACACACGTAGCACAGTTTCTTCCAGTACGTGGATTTACTCGTTTTATTGATGAAACCACTCCACAGAAGATTGAAGCTGACAAGTCCAAATCCTCGGTAGTAAGTGATGTTCTTCATAAAGTGGATGTCAACGAGGCTATACTGGAGAATAGAAACACTACGAAGGGCATGTCACATCTCACTAACAAAGATGCCTTTCGAAGGGATTCTAAGTCTAGGAGTAATTCTGGTTGGGATGGATCTTACAGTTATGATAAGCTGTTTAATTCACACGAAAATAACCTTAAATCACATCCTACTGAAAATCGACCTCCTTCAGGCATACCTTATAAAATAGATAGCTCTGGGAATTCAAAGAGATTATGGGCTTCTAAAAATGATGCCTCTGAACATGTTGCAGGCAAGAGTTCATCATGTATCCCCGGTGAGGAGCTTGATGTAAACTCAGCTGCTGCAGCCTCTGCAGCTGTCCTTAAAGATGCAATACAAAAGGCTCAAGAAAGCATACGACTAGCAAAAGAGTTGATGGAAAGAAAAAGGGAAGGATTGCGAAGACCTTCTAGTCATAACTCTAGGAATAATGTGAAAGTTAAGGATAAAATGGAAAATGTTATTGCGTATGAAGGTAACAGACTGAAAGATACGAATGCCAAAGATATTAGTGGTAGTGTAGATTTTGTTTCTCAGCTTTTCTCTGGGATGAGAAAGAAGAGTGCAATAAGAAGTGGTCTTTCCCCAGActtcaaacaaaaggaaagaagTTTTATCAAGGAAAATGTCGTAGATGATGAGAATGCCAAAAGTCTGGGCATGGCTGAAGAAAGTGAATTACAAAGCCTTGAGAAGAAAAGAGAAGTTATTCCATCCATCGAGTCCATGGACAAGGTTGAATCAAATGTCATGGAGCAACAGCAAGTTTACAATGAGAAGACAGATGAGAAAGCTCAGAAACTAGTTTACGTGGAGAGGAAATTGAATGCTGTTAAAGGTGATGATCAGACTGACCTCAATGAGAATAAAGTAGAACCAGTCTGCATTGTCAGTGAACCAAAAAAGGTTGAAAATTTCAGAGTTTTGCAAGAGGATGAATTTGTTGAAgcaatacatacacatatacacataaACAAAGATGGGGAGAAGAGTTCAAAAGATTCTCAACAGGAAAAGGAAGATGCAACCGAATCTGAGTCCAACAATGATTTGAGAGTAAATATTGTACCGGAGACGGAAGATATTGAGAATAAACAAGATATCTCACAACAAGATCACATTGCCAAGACAACAAAAGATATAGAGAAAGATGGATCTGACTATGGAGTAGAAAAGAATGGGGATGATGAAAGAATTTCAATAGATATTCACGATGGAGAGGGAAGTgaacatatttttgaaaattttgggaATGAGGATCTTAGCGGAAGATTTGAAAAGGCCGAGTTTATATGCATAGAGACTGAAGAAATAGAAGTACTTCAGGTGGCTCATCATGGATCTGATGTGTATGATCATGTGCATGACAAAAATGAGACTGAAAAAGCTTTCaagtataatattaatcatgtcCATTTGGAAACAGGTCAAGAGGTGGATGATCATAGCACAGCAACCAAAGATTTCTATGACTTTAACGTAGATGAGGCAGAAGCTGTTAAATTGGCATATAACCCGAGGGAAAAAGAACATTTGAGCACTGGTAACTTGGCTCCAGATCTTGCTGACGTAATTGATACCATAAACAACGAGAAAGTTGTCTCTGAAATTTTACTTTCTAAAGACAGTTCACCAAAGTTTGGTTCAACTTTTACGGATCATGGTGGTATTGAATCCACAAGAAAGGGGGGTGTTCGTAAGGATAGAATGCCCTCTGATGAAGAGGCAGGGAAAAGTACACTGGGATATGTTAATGATAACCTACAACATGATGCGCACTTTGAAATATCTGAAGGACCCAAAGCAAAAGAAAAGACTTCAGAAGTTGAGGTTGAGATCAAAATAAGAAAAGATACAACAAAAAATGTGGAGGGTGTAGATAAAATCATTAACATAAAAGAGAAGGGAATGGAAATGAATGAAGAGATCCAAGCAAGACAAGGTAAAGAAATTCATGATGTAAGCTCTAGTAAAAATTTTGATATGGAAAAGGAAGCAAAAAGGACTGTGTCAGTAGTGAAAGAGAAAGAGGGCCTAATTAAGAACAATGAAGAAATGAAACGGGATCATGAacgtgaaaaagagaaaatagcTGTGGAAAGGGCAATTAGGGAAGTTCGTGAAAGGGCTTTTGCTGAAGCAAGAGAACGGGCGGAGAGAGCTGCTGTGGAAAGAGCTACTGCTGAAGTTCGGCAGAGAGTGATGGCAGAGGCACGGGACAAATTTGACAAGGATACCGCAGCAACTAAATTATCAGCTGAAAAAGCTTCAGTTCAAGCCAAGCTTAGGTCCGAACGAGCTGCAGTAGAGAGGGCGACGGCAGAGGCTCGAGAACGTGCTCTAGAAAAAGCGTTGTCCCAGAAGTCAAGAGCTCAGACAGAGAGATCCACATCTCAAAATCACGCAGGTCCATCAAGAGATAATTCAACGAAGAAAAGTTCTTCCTCT GATTTGGAGacaaattgtgaaaataatacAGACTCGGTTCAGAGGAATAAAGCAAATGTAGAGAAGCACGAAAGGATTATGGAGCGCACG GCAAAAGCCCTTGCTGAGAAGAATATGCGTGATCTTCTTGCTCAGAAAGAGCTAGCtgagaaaaat AGACTAGCAGAAGCTCTTGATGCTGATATTAAAAGATGGTCAAATGGAAAGGAGGGCAACTTGCGAGCATTGCTTTCAACTTTGCAATAT ATCCTTGGCCCTGGTAGTGGTTGGCAACCTATTTCCTTAACAGAGATCATAACAACAAATGCTGTAAAGAAAGCTTACCGGAAAGCTACTCTCTATGTTCACCCAGATAAGTTGCAGCAACGAGGGGCAAACATTCAGCAGAAGTATATATGCGAAAAGGTTTTTGATCTTCTAAAG